Part of the Flagellimonas eckloniae genome, TATTGCCAAAATAAATGACATTGGGCTCTCCAATGTTTGCGGTAACGATATCCAAGAATCCATCTTTGTCCATATCCGCTATGGCAACAGACCTTGTAATATCGGTACCTGTTCCGTAGGGTACTTTTTTTGTGAATTTCAAATTCCCATCATTGAAGTATACAAAGTTGGGTTGGTCATCTCTATTGGCCAAAACAAGATCGAGGTCACCATCACCATCCATATCGGCTACTTCTACGTCAATGGTTGAGTCTTCCTTATTTCCAAAACCAATGGAAGTAGAAAATGTTCCAGTACCATCATTCAAACATATTTCGTTCTCACTACTTCGGTTTGTAATCAAAATGTCTATGTCGCCATCGTTGTCAAGGTCGGCTGTTACAATATTTCTTGTGTGGTCATACTTTTTTCCAAAACTAGAAGCTTTAGTAAAATTCCCTTTTCCATCATTTATAAAAATGTAATTGGGAGCCATATCATTACCAACAGCCACGTCCAGATCGCCATCATTATCAAAATCGGCTAGTTCCGTTGAATAACTGGTTTCTTGTTCATCACCCAAAATTTTTGAAACTGTAAAAATTCCTCTCCCATCATTTAAAAAAATACGGTTTTGACCCGGCCAGTGCCTTCCGTTGGCCACTAAAACATCTATATCCCCGTCGTTGTCAATATCACCCAATCCAATGGAAGCGGTGCGTTCCTTATAGGTTCCCAAAATCAACCTGCCACTGGCAAAAAAGTCTTTGGTCTGACTGTTCGCAATAAGCATTGAAAGGGAAAACAGGAAAAATATCTTAAGTTTCATAGTGTCTATTTACATCAATTAAAGTGTTGAATTCCCATTGATTCGTACAATTCCTTGGCATAATAAAGGTTTCCACCCTTCATTGTCCATTCTACATTTCTTATATCGCTAATAGTATCCACTGGATTTCCATCAATTAGAATGAGATCCGCTTTTTTACCTGCCACAATGGAGCCATATTCTTCCGATACGCCCGTAAGCTTCGCAGATGTTATTGTGGCCAGTTTTAGAACTTCTGACGCAGGAATACCCGACTTCTCGTAGAGTTCCAATTCCCGGTGGTACAAAAACCCAGGCAGGCCGTCAGTGCCTGGAACAATATCAACCCCTTTTTGGAAAAGGTCATGGACCACGTTTAGCATATTATCATGACTCCTTTTGTACAAAGGGGCGGTCTCCTCGTTTTTGGGAAGTCCGCCTGCATAAAATGCACGCTGGTTGATAATCGGCAACCTATTCATAATTGTATTATAGGTAGGGCTGGGTTGTCCTTTTTGAGAAACGAACATGTTCTCGAATATAGAGATCGTAGGATCTATCAAAATGTCATTTTTTTTGAGTAAATCGACAAAATCAAGATATTCCTTGGAAGTTAAATCGAGATTGGCCCCATGTTGGGCCACCATGGTAAACCGCAAGGGCGTTCGGGTATCGATGGTATCCGACAGAAAATTAAGGAACAACATATTCATATGCTGAATTTCATCATACCCCTGGTCAATGGCCTGTGAGGCGGTCATGAAGGATGGAATGTGCCCACATACACGCATGCCCAGTTCATGTGCTTTATCAGCCATTGGCTTGACCCATTCCGGCTTGATTGAGCTGTACAATTTGATTTGGTCATAGCCCAAATCTTTATACACTTGAATTTCAGCAAGGCCTTCTTCAAGATTGTTGATCACATTGCGCTGGTTGGCATAGGGCCCCGGTCCGTCAATGATGCCACAGAAGGTCACGATACGCGGGCCGATAATCTCGTTGGCATTGAACTGGTCACTCAGTGTTTTGAGCTGCTTGTTGTTTGCCAAGTCGCGAACGGAGGTTATACCACCAGCCACGTGCAACAAGCCCCTGAACTTGCTGTTATGCGTATGCATAT contains:
- a CDS encoding FG-GAP repeat domain-containing protein, yielding MKLKIFFLFSLSMLIANSQTKDFFASGRLILGTYKERTASIGLGDIDNDGDIDVLVANGRHWPGQNRIFLNDGRGIFTVSKILGDEQETSYSTELADFDNDGDLDVAVGNDMAPNYIFINDGKGNFTKASSFGKKYDHTRNIVTADLDNDGDIDILITNRSSENEICLNDGTGTFSTSIGFGNKEDSTIDVEVADMDGDGDLDLVLANRDDQPNFVYFNDGNLKFTKKVPYGTGTDITRSVAIADMDKDGFLDIVTANIGEPNVIYFGNKDQTYERKVTFDSSSDKSYSISVGDLNMDGNTDIVIGNFAAPNTFFINTDNGGKWEKNTLSNKEFNTYDITIHDLNGDKKPDIMESNSDELNLFYFNRYTPKFP
- a CDS encoding amidohydrolase family protein; amino-acid sequence: MKNGIISSFLVVIFAIGCKKAYKSEVNSSEKVLYEVVFRENLAGKYEKWPTGENSFEFYYTYTDRGRGPEYSEKITLNDQNFISKQTIKGVNYRKVPVDEKFSTGNSAATWSNPKESTQGDFYGSELYFRYDGSPAVYEILARLLITSPDKKVELYPRGLAELVEIFPQTLSDSISLDLLMIKGLDMNPTYLWMDGNEMVASISGNLHVIREDYKEKRTALKKLQDSVEDVYLMDITQKLTVPINKVVIQNVNVFTSEGKLLPNQDVFVDGETIEAVRPSAQKKIPENTRIIKGEGKTLMPGMFDMHTHNSKFRGLLHVAGGITSVRDLANNKQLKTLSDQFNANEIIGPRIVTFCGIIDGPGPYANQRNVINNLEEGLAEIQVYKDLGYDQIKLYSSIKPEWVKPMADKAHELGMRVCGHIPSFMTASQAIDQGYDEIQHMNMLFLNFLSDTIDTRTPLRFTMVAQHGANLDLTSKEYLDFVDLLKKNDILIDPTISIFENMFVSQKGQPSPTYNTIMNRLPIINQRAFYAGGLPKNEETAPLYKRSHDNMLNVVHDLFQKGVDIVPGTDGLPGFLYHRELELYEKSGIPASEVLKLATITSAKLTGVSEEYGSIVAGKKADLILIDGNPVDTISDIRNVEWTMKGGNLYYAKELYESMGIQHFN